A window of Hordeum vulgare subsp. vulgare chromosome 5H, MorexV3_pseudomolecules_assembly, whole genome shotgun sequence genomic DNA:
gttagattcattaACAAAGATAGTGAATGCCATATTGTTAGATTCATTAACAAAGGTAGTTTCATGATATGTATATTTGATATTGTAGATGTTGATAATTTTCaatatatatttggtcaaacttgaTCCGAATCTAATATGGGGAGTAAAAAAGGACCGGATTAATGGTCGTTTTATGATGTACTGTACTGCTAGTAAGAatgaaaggtaaaggaaaaaaaaaacataACGTATGCCATAAGCGGCATATAGACAAGAGACAGAGGACGGAGCAGAGGGGCATCCTCCTTCCCTCCTTCCTCCCCCGTCGCcgggctcgccgccgccgcccgccgcccgccgcctcctcctaaCCGTCGCGCCGCCCCTTCGCGTCCTCCGCTCTCCGCCCGTACAGATCCGTCCGGCGAGCATCCCCGGCCGCTCCTCCCGACGGGCTCGCCGCCACCTACAGGACCTCACCGCCCGCCCTCCTCACCGCGAGGCGAACCGAGGTGACCCCGCTCCCCCAAATCCCGATTCCCATTTCGTCAGTTGCCAAGTTCGATTCGGAATCGGCGCCGGTTAGAGAATTCCAGTGTGGTATGTTCACTATTGTTTGATCTGTTCGCGATGTAACCAGGTCCGCCGCCCAAGCTCCAATTTTTCGCCTGGGATTCTCTACCCAACCGAAGAGACCGTGATTCCTCGCTGCTTGGTAATCccaattttgtttatttttttggcTGGGCTCATTATTACTCACTGGCTTGTGCTATAGGCAGCCAGATTTTGTGTGCTGTTGTTGATGCAAACTGCtaacccatccatccatccatccaccatTAGGGTTATTTTGATTGACAGTCCCCATGGCGGGGCTAgaggagttgaagaagaagctGCAGCCGTTGCTGTTCGACGACTCGGACAAGGGCGGCGTCAGCACCAGGGTTCCCTTCCCCGAGGACACATGCGATTCCTATGTGGTAAACTCACAGTGTCAGTCTTTTCTTCTCTGCATGCAAACCAAATTAGGTTGTCTCTGTCTGTGTCTGTGTCAAACACCGGCAGCCAGCATTAGGCGTGGTTGTTGTCTGTTAAGGGAATTGGTACAAGTTGTTTCAGTCCAGTTTTCCAGCAGCTGAATATACATGCTCCAACTTAGTCATCTGCACAGCCTGACCAATCGCTCCTCACACAGACAGCTTTCTTTTGGAATTCCTCCAACTTAGTCAATGGTGTATCTGTGAATTCAAACATGTTTACATGTGCAAATGTTTTTTTTTTATGTTCTTTCTTTCATGAAGGTGTCTGATGGTGGAACGATAAATTTACTGAGTAGATCGTTTGGTGAGTATAACATCAATGAGCATGGCTTTCATAAGCGAAGTACTGGCCCAGAAGAGCCAGATACTGGTGAGAAGGCATACCGATGTGCATCTGAAGACATGCATATATTTGGTCCCATTGGAAATGGAGCAAGCAGTGTCGTGCAGAGAGCTATTTTCATACCAGTTCATCGAATTCTGGCCTTGAAGAAGATAAACATATTTGAGAAGGTACATTCTTTATGGCCCGAAATGCACTTTACTACCACATTGTTGTACACTTCTGCTTTTTGTTTATATATGggtgttttgttttttgttgatTACTAGTCTAAACCTCATTTGTGTTTTCAAACAAAATAATATTAAAGGGAGCAAAACAAACCTTTATTCATCTATACGTGGTTTACTTGCATGCTGGAGCATCCTTCCCTTTCTTTTGGAGTCATGTGCATCACAATGGGCCCATGAAGTGCAGCACATGAATGGGTAGCATCAATCACATTCCCCTGAAGAATTTTGGTCACTAGTGATAAGCTGTCAATTTCTCTATTGCCTGTTCACAGTGTCTcctatttactccctccgttccaaaatataagtctttttagagatttcactagaggatcacatacggaacaaaatgagtgaatctatactctaaaatatgtctatatacatccgtatgtagcccCCTAGTGGagcctcttaaaagacttatatttaggaacggagggagtagaagggaAGAACATCTCAATTACAGGGTGTTGGATATTTAGAAGCGAAGCAATGTTAGACTCTCACTATGTACATTGTTTTTTTGGAATTACAAATAGTATCCGGACACTAACTTCTTATCAGACTCAGACTGGCACTTAACTTGCAGACACGTACTCTTACTCATGTAAACTCGCCTAGCCAGTTAGGACTTGCCGACTAGTGGAAAGATGACACTAAATCCTCATCCTTAGCTACCTGCATTATTTCCTGGCTCATCTGCAATAGTGATTTCAGAATGGGCCCATGACCTGCACAAGGAAGGGTGCCAAAAATACCCACGATAGAGGATTTCAGTTACTAGGGACCCCTCCCACACATCTTTAGAATTTCAAGCTGCCTATTTACCAATTTCTCATTCACAGTGCTCTCTAGTTTTATATTTCGAGATGACATGGTTCATATCATGATATTTAATTAAGCAAAGAAAGAGAACAAGTTCATCTCATCTCTAGTCTCCTCTGACCCCAAAGCAAACTCTCGCCACCATGCCATGCTCTCGACACATTTGCCCTATAATTTAGTAGCATGAATGACAATGTGACGTGTTCATTTTCCTTTTAATCACTCCCAAGGCAACCAAATATCCCACTACACAATTTTCTTGATGTAAGCCTGAGTGAAACAAGTTGGAGTTGAGTATATTAAACCAAAACATGTATTTCCATTGCATTGAAGGCAGCACAAAGGGATACTGGTTTATTTGCAGTGGTAGTCAAGTACCAGAGTCAGTTCTGACCTGCAGCATGGAAGCAGATACACCAAAGAATAGAAATGCTCTCTCTTCTATGCTTCAATTCATATACCATTGCAGCGCACCGTGTTTGGTATTGCACGGAGTAATTTTGGTACTTTGTGTTTGTCCATATATTTTGCTATAATTAATCCTTTCtgtttcagttgataaactgatttACAAAATTTTCTTTTGATATTTTATACGTGTCTTCATACCTTTACAGGAGAAAAGGCAACAAATTCTTAATGAGATGAGAACATTATGTGAAGCAAGTTGCTATCCTGGTTTAGTTGAATTCCAGGGTGCATTTTACATGCCTGATTCTGGACAAATAAGCATTGCCCTTGAATACATGGATGGTGGCTCCTTAGCAGATGTTATAAAAGTCAAGAAATCAATACCAGAGCCGGTTCTTGCACATATGCTACTGAAAGTATTACTTGTATGGATCTTCCACACATACTATTCCTTCCATGTCCGTGTTAATCAACATTAAGCTGTGACCTGATGTATTTTTGAAGTTATAATTTGTTCTTTGTACAATTCTGAAGGGCCTGAAGTACTTGCATGAGGCAAGACACCTAGTGCATAGAGATCTAAAGCCAGCGAATATATTGGTAAACCTCAAGGGAGAGGCAAAAATTACAGACTTTGGCGTAAGTGCTGGTTTGGACAATACAATGGCTATGGTATGCTACTTCTTGGTGACTTTTTATATTGCTTAATCTGAGCTAATTATTTTATAATAGTGTAGCAATGCCATCAAATCATTTTGCGTGAATGCGCAACATATTTTCTGCTAAATAAATATGTTTCAGTGTGCTACCTTTGTAGGCACCGTGACATATATGTCACCTGAGAGAATTCGTAATGAGAACTACTCTTATGCTGCTGATATTTGGAGTCTTGGACTAACGATATTGGAGTGTGCTACTGGTAAATTTCCATATAATGTCAATGAAGGCCCAGCCAATCTCATGCTGCAGGTGATTGCCTACTCAGATTTTCCGGTTCTTGTCTCCCTTTTAGTCTGATGTAAAATGCGTGGACTATTTGAGCTGTTCACATAGTAGGTTGTATTTGGAttcgttgagatggcaagaaatcTTACATTTCTGCAAGTCTGTTCGTTGGTTATGTTAGTTTCCACAAACTTCTTTTTCCTTGCTGGTTTAACTTTTGTAAGTTCTATTTTTATTTGAATATATAAATCATCTGACAATGTATTCCCtctgtttagatcactaaagtagtgatctaaacgctcttatattagtttacagagggagttttAAATATGTACTGTTACATATATATTGGTCTTATGAATGTTTTCACCATCATTTGTCTGTGGGAATGTTGTTTTTAGTCACTTCATTTGTTGCCCTATCTTTATCTTAAAATCTCATACTTCAGATACTGTTTTCTTTCACTCAGTTGCTATCCTTTCTTAATCCGACAAAATTTCTTATTTCAGATACTCGATGATCCATCGCCAGCACCACCAGAGGACGCCTATACACCAGAGTTTTGTTCCTTCATAAATGATTGCTTGCGGAAAGATGCTGATGCAAGGCCTACATGCGAGCAGGTAAAGAAAACTTTCATGTAATCTGCGTCCAGTAGGTTAGTAATTTGCGTTAATGTTTTGCGGTTTATTTGAATGGTACTACATATTACTGGTAATATTTTTTCTTGATAAAGCATTGCTGGCAGTAACTGTCTGAGTGTGTAGTTGTGTGGTTAAGTATAGAGTTTTATTAACTGATTTGCCTTCTCTTGTAACTATGTCACACTGGCCTTTGGTTGATGAGGACATTGCTGCCCCTATCATTGGTCCATTGGAATGAACGTAGGAGGCCCATTCCGCACAGAGACCTtggtttctcttctttctttcttgcACCATCATGTCCATACTTCCATACCCTAGCCCGGATTAGCTGTCACCGCCACGTTCAGGCGACCACCGCCACCAATGTTGGCTGTCCGCCATAGGCCTCTTGTACTCGGCAACGTGCCCAGAATGACGCTGCGCCCTCACTCTGCTCCAGATGTGCCTCTGCTGTAGAGCCTGCCGTGACCTGCTCTTGCCTGTCGTGCTACTgtccttgctgctgctgcttctggtGGCCACCCATGATCTCTAGCTATCTGGTCGCTTTTGTGTTAGGGCCTGGATCTGGGTGTGCCACCAATCGTCCATGCTCTGCGTTAGCACTTGAACTTTTGGAGGGTCAGGAACTTGGTGCTTGg
This region includes:
- the LOC123395238 gene encoding mitogen-activated protein kinase kinase 3-like; this translates as MAGLEELKKKLQPLLFDDSDKGGVSTRVPFPEDTCDSYVVSDGGTINLLSRSFGEYNINEHGFHKRSTGPEEPDTGEKAYRCASEDMHIFGPIGNGASSVVQRAIFIPVHRILALKKINIFEKEKRQQILNEMRTLCEASCYPGLVEFQGAFYMPDSGQISIALEYMDGGSLADVIKVKKSIPEPVLAHMLLKVLLGLKYLHEARHLVHRDLKPANILVNLKGEAKITDFGVSAGLDNTMAMCATFVGTVTYMSPERIRNENYSYAADIWSLGLTILECATGKFPYNVNEGPANLMLQILDDPSPAPPEDAYTPEFCSFINDCLRKDADARPTCEQLLSHPFIKRYEETGVDLAAYVRGVVNPTERLKQIAEMLAVHYYLLFDGSEGPWNHMKTFYREESSFSFSGNVYVGQSAIFDTLSNIRKKLKGDRPREKIVHVVEKLHCRANGETEIAIRVSGSFITGNQFLIFGEGLQAEGMPSLDEIDIDIPSKRVGQFREQFTVHPGTSMGCYYIAKQDLYIIQS